One genomic segment of Ancylobacter sp. IITR112 includes these proteins:
- a CDS encoding TenA family protein: MSFSDDLRQESAQDWQACVDHRFVGEIFAGTVPPEVMRRYLTQDYQFIDGFVALLGMAIATADRFGSRIRFAQFAAMITSDENTYFQRAFVALGVPEAERIHPVLTAPTAGFQTLMKDAAASRDYASCLAVLAVAEWLYLSWADRPDAPLPPDFVHAEWITLHNNAEFRTFVTWLRGELDRVGAAADSAVRANAAAFFRRAVTLERAFFDHIYE; this comes from the coding sequence ATGAGCTTCAGCGATGACCTGCGCCAGGAAAGCGCGCAGGACTGGCAAGCCTGCGTCGACCATCGTTTTGTCGGGGAGATATTCGCCGGCACGGTGCCGCCGGAGGTCATGCGCCGCTATCTGACGCAGGACTACCAGTTCATCGACGGCTTCGTCGCCCTGCTCGGCATGGCGATCGCCACGGCCGACCGCTTCGGGTCGCGCATCCGCTTCGCCCAGTTCGCGGCGATGATCACCAGCGACGAGAACACCTATTTCCAGCGCGCCTTCGTCGCGCTCGGCGTGCCGGAGGCCGAGCGCATCCATCCGGTGCTCACCGCGCCTACGGCCGGCTTCCAGACCCTGATGAAGGACGCCGCCGCCAGCCGGGATTATGCGAGCTGTCTCGCCGTGCTCGCCGTCGCCGAATGGCTCTATTTGAGCTGGGCGGACCGTCCCGATGCTCCGCTTCCGCCCGACTTCGTGCATGCAGAATGGATCACCCTGCACAATAATGCGGAATTCCGCACCTTCGTGACCTGGCTACGCGGCGAATTGGATCGTGTGGGCGCCGCCGCCGACTCCGCCGTGCGGGCTAATGCCGCCGCCTTCTTTCGTCGTGCCGTCACGCTGGAAAGGGCATTCTTCGATCACATCTACGAGTGA
- a CDS encoding MucR family transcriptional regulator, giving the protein MSEQDAVSADYLGLTADVVAAFVGNNSVPAAELPDLIAKVHGALLRLSAPAPAVVEEVLKPAVPVKKSVTPEYIICLEDGLKFKSLKRHLRTKYNMTPEDYRAKWGLPNDYPMVAPSYAEARSNLAKKMGLGQQRKKPAPAPAAKPRGRAKKVA; this is encoded by the coding sequence ATGTCTGAGCAGGATGCCGTGTCGGCCGATTATCTCGGCCTTACCGCGGATGTCGTTGCGGCTTTTGTCGGCAACAACTCGGTGCCCGCCGCCGAACTTCCCGATCTGATCGCCAAGGTCCACGGCGCCCTGCTTCGTCTCTCCGCTCCTGCCCCGGCTGTTGTCGAAGAGGTGCTGAAGCCTGCGGTGCCGGTGAAGAAATCGGTGACGCCGGAATATATCATCTGCCTGGAAGACGGCCTCAAGTTCAAGTCGCTGAAGCGTCACCTGCGCACCAAGTACAATATGACGCCGGAAGATTACCGCGCCAAATGGGGCCTGCCGAACGACTATCCCATGGTCGCTCCCAGCTATGCCGAGGCGCGTTCCAATCTGGCGAAGAAGATGGGTCTCGGCCAGCAGCGCAAGAAGCCGGCGCCCGCCCCGGCGGCCAAGCCGCGCGGCCGCGCCAAGAAGGTTGCCTGA
- a CDS encoding glutamine amidotransferase, with protein sequence MAVADTPLPVLIVLHQEHSSPGRVGRLLAERGHRLDIRRPCLGEELPETLAGHAGAVVFGGPQSANDSHDYIRREIDWLGVPLREGKPYLGICLGAQMLARHLGARVAPHPEGLVEIGYYPIRATEAGARMLGAPAPAGPTWPDHVYHWHREGFDLATGAELLAQGPTFPNQAFRYGERAFGIQFHPEVTHHMMCRWTVQGGERLDLPGARPRRAHFSDRLQHDARIRLWLEAFLERWLGEEDPALRAGDAGTCMS encoded by the coding sequence ATGGCTGTCGCAGACACTCCGCTTCCCGTTCTCATCGTGCTCCACCAGGAGCATTCCTCTCCCGGCCGCGTCGGGCGGCTTCTGGCCGAGCGCGGGCACCGGCTTGACATCCGCCGACCCTGCCTCGGCGAGGAACTGCCGGAGACGCTGGCCGGCCATGCCGGCGCCGTGGTGTTCGGCGGCCCGCAAAGCGCCAATGACAGCCATGACTATATTCGCCGCGAGATCGACTGGCTGGGCGTGCCGCTGCGCGAGGGCAAGCCCTATCTCGGCATCTGCCTCGGCGCGCAGATGCTGGCGCGCCATCTCGGCGCCCGCGTCGCACCTCATCCCGAAGGGCTGGTCGAGATCGGCTACTACCCGATCCGCGCCACCGAGGCGGGCGCCCGCATGCTGGGGGCGCCGGCGCCCGCCGGCCCGACCTGGCCGGACCATGTCTATCACTGGCACCGCGAGGGCTTCGATCTCGCCACCGGCGCCGAACTTCTCGCCCAGGGGCCGACCTTCCCCAACCAGGCGTTCCGCTACGGCGAGCGCGCCTTCGGTATCCAGTTTCACCCGGAGGTGACGCATCACATGATGTGCCGCTGGACGGTGCAGGGCGGTGAGCGGCTGGACCTGCCGGGGGCCCGCCCGCGCCGGGCGCATTTCAGCGACCGCCTCCAGCACGATGCGCGCATCCGGCTGTGGCTGGAGGCGTTTCTCGAGCGGTGGCTGGGGGAGGAAGATCCTGCTCTTCGCGCCGGAGACGCAGGCACGTGCATGTCGTGA